CTGTATGTACTCGTTCTTGACGGCCAGCAACCACTCCGGACGTCGCGCTCGCGTTGGCGATCTCGCCTGGGGGGGAGGAATCAATGAGGCCACGCCGATCACGCCGACGAGGCACGAAAGCCACGCTCCCGGCATTAGTTCTACTTTCGAGTGGGATACTCGTTGTCGCCGTCGTATTCGGGGCTGGAGGGATGGCAACTGCCTCCTTCACCACGGCAGACGCAACACGGAACTCGGCGGTCGACGTAACCTCCGACGAGCTGAGTGCGCATTCCCTCGATGTCGCATCGTCAGTTTACATCAATTCGACGGGCCCTCTCGTGAACGTGACCAATCGGCTCGGTCAGGACGTGACGATCACGGTCGCCCTTCGCAGTGACTCACAGCACATCGGCGATCTTGTCGTAGACGGAACGGTAGTCGGAAATGCGACTTCGTTTACCCTCACGAAAGGCGCGACACGAACAGTGGATATTGAGATTCCTGATGATAGTTCCCTCTCCGACGAAACAGTGTACTTCTCTGTGGATGCGTCGGCACCGGGACTTGAAGTGACAGCGCCGGATAGGAGGGCTTCAGTAAACGAATGACCAGCTTTCCTGGAGTTGCACGGGCGAAGCTCTTCATTTCCGAGTACGGTCCTGTACTCGCGGTCTGTCTCGCCATTATTGGTGTCATCACCATTGGGTGGGCAGGTTGGATATACACACATCCGCCGACAACTACCGTCACAGACAACACGAACAAGCAAACCATTCAATCTACCCTCCAGACGAGCGCCGTCGTCACCGGGGATAGCGCCCTCTATCGACAGGGTGATCGGGTAGAAAACCAGCCCGTGTATTTCCTGAGTGCGACTCCGGACGTTGTACTCACTGTACAGACGAATGTCCCCGATGAGCAGACGGTTCAGGTAGACCAGCGGATCGAACTAGTGATGCAGGCCTCCCACAGTGGAGAGATTTTCTGGAACCGGTCTCGCGTTCTTGAACAAGAAGTGTCGACGACATCGGATGGGACAGTAACAACGATGACTGAGCTCAATATCACGCAACTCAGGAGCCAAATCGCGCCAGTCCAAGCGGAGATTGGCTCGGCAGGTTCACTCACAATCCTCGTCAGCGTGACGGCATCGTATGAGACGAATCACTATTCGGGAACGCTAAATGACCAAACTCCGCTTAGGCTATCCGAGCGCACATACACGATTGACCAACTTACACTCGAAACGATAGAGAGTACACCAAAGACCCGGGAAATCGTCGTGCCATCGCGAGATGCATCTGCGTATACCCTTCTCGCAGGGATTGGAGTGAGTGCTCTTCTCGGTGCGGGAACAATCGCTGGCCTCTACCGCCGCAGGGAGCAATGGGGGGCTGTCAGGGACCAGCTCCATCAGAACCGATATGCTGAGTGGATATCCGAAGGGCGGCTCTCGGCGGAACATGGTGATCACCATGTACCCGTAGAGTCCCTCGAAAATCTCGTCGATATAGGTATCGACCAGAGTAAACGTGTTATCTATGACAGCGAGAGGGAGGTATACGCTGTTCTTGATGGGACATTTGTCTATCACTATGGGGGAGAGAGCATCTGGAATAGGAACGAAGAAGAATGAGTCCCCACTGACAATCTACCTTTATCGTTAGGGCGCAATCGAGATTCATCTACTGGAATAAAGGCGGTAATATCTCTGGGTAATGCAAACAGTCATTATACCGAGCTTGGTTTTCTTATGAACATACAACTCATGGCGGATACTAACCCCCCCTACGCACGACTAGTTGAAAATGCTCCAATTGGCGTCTTTCAGGTGATCGTCGACACTGAACACCTCGACGAGGTTTCTCGTGATCGAGAGCATTTGTACGTCAACGAGACCCTCGCGAATATCCTCTCGTTCGACTCTCGTGATCACTTCCACTCGGAGGTGGACTCCATAGAGTATGAGGACCCTCGTGACAGGGAAACATTGCAAGCGCAGGTACAAGAGACGGGTGACGTGGAATCCTTCGAGACGACGCTCGTCGATAACGACGGTGAACCGGTAGATGTGCTTATCTCAGGGACACTTCAGGAGGAGGAATTTACGGGATACGTCACCGACATCTCCGAACGAAAGCAGCTCGAGCGGAAAGCCCAGAAACAGGCCGAGGCAATCCTCGAACAGTCGATGCCGATCGTCCAAATCTGGGAAGGAATTACCCTCGCCACCGTAGTGGGAACCCTAGACACTAACCGGGCCCAACAGCTCACGGAAGAGTTGCTCACTGAACTTACGGAAACACAGTCTGCTGTCGCATTGGTCGATATCACCGGCGTTCCGAACGTGGATACAGCAACAGCTCAGCACCTAATCGACACCGTCAAAGCAGTGTCGCTCCTGGGAAGCGAAGTCATCATCACAGGTATCAACCCGGACATCGCACAGACGTTGGTCCAGTTAGGAATTACCATGGACGAGATTCAAACCAAGTCGTCATTGAGTAAAGGGTTAGAGCGTGGATTACACATTATTCAGGACGACGTCCAGACGACTGGAGACTCCTAGTGAGGGCCTCCATGAACGATGATACACATCTCTCCCTTATGCGGGTTGGAGAGAATATGATTGCTTCGCTCCCACCTCATCCGTCAGATAGTACGATTGATGAGCTCCAAGAGCGTGTCCTCACCCGTCTCAACCAAACGGACGCTGAGCGGATTAACGGGGTCATCCTCGATGTCGAATCCGTTCAAACGGTCGATTCATTCTTTGCTCGGACGATTGTCGAGACTGCGAAAATGGTTGAACTGATGGGCGTCAGGCCGGTCCTTGTCGGCATCAGTCCGCCAATCGCCATCACGGCGACTGAACTTGGGTTTGACCTCGGGAATATTGACACGGCGCTCAACACGGATACCGCATTAGACATGCTCAGCGATGACATCCAGTGACCCCATGACGACCGAGGAGGGAACACTCACCATCAGCACCGAGACTGACATCGTCACTGCGCGGACGACGATTCGCGAGGTTGCCACCGACGTTGGATTCGGGCTAACTGACACCACTAGAATCGTGACAGCAGTATCCGAACTCGCACGGAATGTCTATCTCTATGCTGATTCCGGGACGATGCACTGGCGGACAGAAACCAACCGTAGTCGACAATTACTTGAAATAGTTTTCGACGATGACGGCCCTGGTATCGCAGATGTCGAACGAGCACTTGAAGAGGGATATTCGACTGCAAACGGCATGGGGCACGGACTCTCCGGGACGCAGAAATTGATGGATGAGTTCGAGATAGAAACGAGTTCGGAGACCGGAACGACCGTGACAGTCCACAAGTACTTGTCATGAGGGCTCGCAGATGACGCTGCAAGACGAAGAGACGATTGCGGTCGGCGGGGAAGCTGACATCATCCTCGCTGGGAGTCGGACAAAAGCCCTACTCTCGAAGCTTAAATTCGAGAACTCCGCCATCGAGGAGATCGTGCTTGTGGTCCACGAACTGGCCTCCAATATCGTCAAACATGCGAATGAGGGCACAATCACCCTCATCCCCCAAAATTTAGATGAGCGGACCGGGATCGAGATCCGTGCATCTGATTCGGGGCCCGGAATCGACGATGTGGACAAAGCAGTCGTTGACGGCTATTCGACAGCCGACAGTCTTGGAGGTGGGCTAGGCGCAGTCCATCGGCTGATGGATGACGTCGTCATCAACTCAAGGGAAGAGCAAAATACTGGAGTCCAGATCGTGGCGACGTGGTGGAATAGGGCGACTTCGCCCGATCAATCCACTCCTCCACTCGAAGTCGGTGCAGCGACTCGTGCCATGCCAGGGCACGAACTGAACGGTGACGCCTTCCTCATCGAGCATGAAACGACCCAAACACTGGTCGGGGTAATCGATGGCCTCGGCCACGGACAGTTAGCGCATCAGGCCTCACGTACGGCAAAACAATACGTTCGGGCGCATTCTACCCAATCATTGGCCGACTTATTCGCCGGTGTCGAGCAGGCCTGTCACAAGTCGCGCGGCGTCGTGATGCTGCTCGCTCGTTTCGATTGGGATACCGATCAGGTCACGCTCGGGAGCGTCGGTAACATTTCTATCCGCGTCTGCAATTCATCAACTACCCCGTATCTCGTACCCAAGCGTGGTGTCCTCGGTGGCAACGCGCCAATGCCCACAATCCAAGAATGGAACTGGGACCCAGCATCCGTTATAGTAGTGCATTCAGATGGGCTCAGATCGGATTGGCAATGTGAGGAATTCGAATTCGGTGACGATTGCTCGGTGACCGACACCGCAGCAGAATTACTCCAGTCGCTCTCGACTCAGGACGATGACGCAACAGTGCTTGTTGTCTCGAGGGCCGATCGATGACTGGAACGCCCTCGGAAGACAAGGGGGTGACAAAGGAAGAGCTTCAGCAGGAACTCCGACGAGCACGGTCACAGATCCGGACCCTAGAGTCGGAACTGACGGAGACAAACGAAGGGATGGTTGCCCTGACGCTCGAACTTGAGCACGCAAAAGAACGGTACCAGACGATCTTTGAGGAGAGCACCGACGGTATCCTCTTGATCGACCCGGACCAGAATTCAATTCATGAGGCCAATCCGCAGGCATGTGACCTCCTCGGCTACGACCATGATACACTCGTGACCCTCTCGCCGGCGGAGATCTTCCCCGACGAGACCAACCGAACAGACACGTTTGCAGAAGTCGTCGTCCAAGGCTGGGCCGATGGATTCACCTGCCGGACGAAAAACGGCCGAAAAACGGATGTCGACATCTCGGCCTCTATCATCACACTGGACGACCGGTCGCTTCTGCTGGCGTCGTTACGTGACATCACGGAGCGTAAACGGCGCGAACAACGCCTCCAAGTTCTCTCGCGGATTTTCCGCCACAACCTCCGCAATGACGGTAACGTCATCCAGGGTCATGCGGACATCCTTTGCGACTCACTCTCTGATCAAAATTTGGAAGCAAGTGCGCTCCAGATCCGTGATACGATTGATGAGATATTGCAGCTGAGTAGTAAGGTTCGACGCGTTCAAGATATTCTCGATCGGAACCGTGTTCATCGGAGTCCCCTCAGCGAACTACTTACGTCTCACTACGAGTGGGTCGCGCAAACGCATCCGACGGCCACGCTGACGATTGATTTGCCCGAGCAGGATCTGTTCGTCGGTCGTCGGCTTAGCGTGGCCATTGCAGAAGCGGTCGAGAACGCGGCGAAACATGCGGAGTCGGAGCCAACTATCGAGATTACCGGGGAGGTTGACGGTGACTCTGAACGGATTTGGATCGAAATCAGGGATGACGGCCCCGGCATCCCCGAACAGGAACTCCAAGTTATGCAGAGTGGGAGCGAAACACCACTTACTCATGGAAGTGGGATTGGACTCTGGTTAATCTACTGGGTAATCGATAGTCTCGGGGGTGAGGTAACAGTTCAGAGCGATACGTCCGGCGGTACTCTCATTACAATGATCGTCCCCTTAGAGACAGAACAGACGGACTCAGAACACGATAACCGCCCCTCCACACCCACAACAAATGACTAGCAACGACAGGTCCGCGACAGTCCTCATAGTTGAGGATGAGCAGTCAATCGCCGATTTGTACGCACTCTCCATCGTCTCCAACTGCACAGTTCTCACAGCATACGACGGAACAGAGGCACTGAACAAGATGAATCCAAAAGTTGATGTTGTACTCCTTGATCGACGGATGCCTGGCCTTTCAGGTGAAGATGTACTTCAGTCCATCCGAGAGGAAGGATACAACTGTCGCGTTGCGATGGTAACAGCCGTCACCCCCGATGTGGATATCCTTGAGATGGAGATCGATGACTATCTTACGAAACCCGTCGATAGGTCGGAGTTGAACGAAACTGTCAGTCAACTATTTTCACTGAACGCCTACGATGAGCTCTTCCAGGAGTATTACCAACACTTCTCGAAGAAGGCGGCTTTGGAGGCGGAAAGACCAATCATCGATATCGAAGAGGATGAGGAGTACACTCGACTCACGAACCGACTAACCGAGCTCGAGACCAAGCTCGAAGCAAAACAGAAGACAGCCTCAGGGTCGGGGTTCTGTAATCTTCTCGACCGGCGCCGGTCACGCGCCGATGGCGACTGACGAATTCTGAGCAACGGATTGGTACTCGTTATCTGTTCTTCTCAGCTCCACCTGAAACACTTCAACTTGTCCAGTCCACCTTGAGATAGGAGTCTCCCTGACCCGACTCTCCAATAAGAT
The Halorarum halophilum genome window above contains:
- a CDS encoding DUF5305 family protein; this translates as MTSFPGVARAKLFISEYGPVLAVCLAIIGVITIGWAGWIYTHPPTTTVTDNTNKQTIQSTLQTSAVVTGDSALYRQGDRVENQPVYFLSATPDVVLTVQTNVPDEQTVQVDQRIELVMQASHSGEIFWNRSRVLEQEVSTTSDGTVTTMTELNITQLRSQIAPVQAEIGSAGSLTILVSVTASYETNHYSGTLNDQTPLRLSERTYTIDQLTLETIESTPKTREIVVPSRDASAYTLLAGIGVSALLGAGTIAGLYRRREQWGAVRDQLHQNRYAEWISEGRLSAEHGDHHVPVESLENLVDIGIDQSKRVIYDSEREVYAVLDGTFVYHYGGESIWNRNEEE
- a CDS encoding STAS domain-containing protein; the protein is MADTNPPYARLVENAPIGVFQVIVDTEHLDEVSRDREHLYVNETLANILSFDSRDHFHSEVDSIEYEDPRDRETLQAQVQETGDVESFETTLVDNDGEPVDVLISGTLQEEEFTGYVTDISERKQLERKAQKQAEAILEQSMPIVQIWEGITLATVVGTLDTNRAQQLTEELLTELTETQSAVALVDITGVPNVDTATAQHLIDTVKAVSLLGSEVIITGINPDIAQTLVQLGITMDEIQTKSSLSKGLERGLHIIQDDVQTTGDS
- a CDS encoding STAS domain-containing protein, coding for MNDDTHLSLMRVGENMIASLPPHPSDSTIDELQERVLTRLNQTDAERINGVILDVESVQTVDSFFARTIVETAKMVELMGVRPVLVGISPPIAITATELGFDLGNIDTALNTDTALDMLSDDIQ
- a CDS encoding anti-sigma regulatory factor; the protein is MTTEEGTLTISTETDIVTARTTIREVATDVGFGLTDTTRIVTAVSELARNVYLYADSGTMHWRTETNRSRQLLEIVFDDDGPGIADVERALEEGYSTANGMGHGLSGTQKLMDEFEIETSSETGTTVTVHKYLS
- a CDS encoding ATP-binding protein; the encoded protein is MTLQDEETIAVGGEADIILAGSRTKALLSKLKFENSAIEEIVLVVHELASNIVKHANEGTITLIPQNLDERTGIEIRASDSGPGIDDVDKAVVDGYSTADSLGGGLGAVHRLMDDVVINSREEQNTGVQIVATWWNRATSPDQSTPPLEVGAATRAMPGHELNGDAFLIEHETTQTLVGVIDGLGHGQLAHQASRTAKQYVRAHSTQSLADLFAGVEQACHKSRGVVMLLARFDWDTDQVTLGSVGNISIRVCNSSTTPYLVPKRGVLGGNAPMPTIQEWNWDPASVIVVHSDGLRSDWQCEEFEFGDDCSVTDTAAELLQSLSTQDDDATVLVVSRADR
- a CDS encoding ATP-binding protein, which produces MTGTPSEDKGVTKEELQQELRRARSQIRTLESELTETNEGMVALTLELEHAKERYQTIFEESTDGILLIDPDQNSIHEANPQACDLLGYDHDTLVTLSPAEIFPDETNRTDTFAEVVVQGWADGFTCRTKNGRKTDVDISASIITLDDRSLLLASLRDITERKRREQRLQVLSRIFRHNLRNDGNVIQGHADILCDSLSDQNLEASALQIRDTIDEILQLSSKVRRVQDILDRNRVHRSPLSELLTSHYEWVAQTHPTATLTIDLPEQDLFVGRRLSVAIAEAVENAAKHAESEPTIEITGEVDGDSERIWIEIRDDGPGIPEQELQVMQSGSETPLTHGSGIGLWLIYWVIDSLGGEVTVQSDTSGGTLITMIVPLETEQTDSEHDNRPSTPTTND
- a CDS encoding response regulator, with the protein product MTSNDRSATVLIVEDEQSIADLYALSIVSNCTVLTAYDGTEALNKMNPKVDVVLLDRRMPGLSGEDVLQSIREEGYNCRVAMVTAVTPDVDILEMEIDDYLTKPVDRSELNETVSQLFSLNAYDELFQEYYQHFSKKAALEAERPIIDIEEDEEYTRLTNRLTELETKLEAKQKTASGSGFCNLLDRRRSRADGD